The following coding sequences are from one Lolium rigidum isolate FL_2022 chromosome 6, APGP_CSIRO_Lrig_0.1, whole genome shotgun sequence window:
- the LOC124663288 gene encoding mitogen-activated protein kinase kinase kinase 18-like, with protein MAIAVSGQWTRLRTLGRGASGAVVSLAADGASGELFAVKSVAAADAALLSREQGIMSSLCSPDVVRCLGGAHRDDGSYHLFLEFAPGGSLADEVARNGGRLEERTIRAYAADVLGGLAYVHGESLVHGDIKSRNIVIGADGRAKIADFGCARTAGSDRPIGGTPAFMAPEVARGEEQGPAADVWALGCTVVEMATGRAPWSNIDNVLAAVHWIGYTDAVPEVPAWLSPEAKDFLAACFTRNARDRRTAAELLEHPFLALQEAESNKARWVSPKSTLDAAFWESESDDEDEKEISENASERIKSLSCSISASPEWDSDEGWIDVLGGERCDDALDSPATEEPADLASRAPGKLFGSVAMPAEDMAVVGGLSSDEQLDAGEQPPFGGDILADDHSTRRITDHENKVGSKSDREIHCNRIDAIEKFRFPHKMLSRSDNLSSIHTMFWTAVLHRVNLPGHPRPSDPGGLLSLPPNLPVPGPTRPLPPPRPVAVGGAI; from the exons ATGGCGATCGCCGTGAGCGGGCAATGGACGCGGCTGCGGACGCTCGGCCGCGGCGCGTCGGGGGCCGTGGTGTCGCtggcggccgatggcgcgtcggggGAGCTGTTCGCGGTCAAGTCCGTGGCCGCGGCGGACGCAGCGCTGCTGAGTCGGGAGCAAGGGATTATGTCCAGCCTGTGCTCGCCTGACGTGGTGCGCTGCCTCGGCGGCGCCCACCGCGACGACGGCTCATACCACCTCTTCCTCGAGTTCGCCCCTGGCGGCTCGCTCGCCGACGAGGTCGCCAGGAACGGCGGCCGCCTGGAGGAGCGCACCATCCGCGCCTACGCGGCCGACGTCCTGGGCGGGCTGGCGTACGTGCACGGCGAGTCGCTCGTGCACGGGGACATCAAGTCAAGGAACATAGTGATCGGCGCCGACGGGCGCGCCAAGATCGCCGACTTCGGGTGCGCGAGGACGGCAGGTTCTGACCGGCCGATCGGAGGCACGCCAGCATTCATGGCCCCGGAGGTGGCCCGAGGGGAGGAGCAGGGGCCAGCCGCCGACGTGTGGGCCCTGGGCTGCACGGTCGTCGAGATGGCCACCGGGCGTGCCCCGTGGAGCAACATTGACaacgtcctcgccgccgtccaCTGGATCGGATACACGGACGCTGTGCCAGAGGTGCCGGCGTGGCTGTCGCCCGAAGCCAAAGACTTCCTCGCCGCATGCTTCACGAGAAACGCCCGCGACCGGCGCACGGCGGCGGAGCTCCTGGAGCATCCATTCCTGGCTTTACAAGAAGCAGAGTCCAACAAGGCTAGGTGGGTGTCGCCCAAGAGCACGCTGGACGCCGCATTCTGGGAATCGGAGTCCGACGACGAAGACGAAAAGGAAATTTCGGAGAACGCGTCCGAGAGGATCAAGTCCTTGTCCTGCTCCATCTCGGCCTCGCCGGAATGGGATTCCGACGAAGGCTGGATCGATGTGCTCGGCGGCGAGCGGTGCGACGACGCTCTCGACTCGCCGGCAACCGAGGAGCCAGCTGATCTGGCGAGCAGAGCGCCAGGCAAATTGTTCGGGTCCGTGGCGATGCCAGCTGAAGACATGGCTGTCGTCGGTGGCCTTTCAAGCGATGAACAACTTGATGCAGGGGAACAGCCGCCTTTCGGTGGAGATATCCTAGCCGACGATCATTCAACTCGTCGTATCACTGATCATGAGAACAAAGTCGGTTCGAAGTCAGACAGAGAGATACACTGTAACCGAATTGATGCAATTGAAAAGTTTCGTTTTCCACACAAAATGCTGTCCCGTTCTGATAATTTGTCTTCCATTCATACTATGTTCTGGACCGCCGTTCTG CATCGAGTGAACCTCCCAGGTCACCCCCGCCCAAGCGATCCCGGAGGCCTCCTGTCGCTGCCACCTAACCTCCCCGTTCCCGGCCCTAccaggccgctgccgccgccgaggCCGGTGGCAGTTGGCGGTGCCATCTAA